In one window of Drosophila mauritiana strain mau12 chromosome X, ASM438214v1, whole genome shotgun sequence DNA:
- the LOC117147498 gene encoding thyroid adenoma-associated protein homolog isoform X2: MNDLNLRVAALKLCAHPKRFAELRDALVPLPNTWIAAPHDFVLQFAAAKSSAEQVQVVKDVFYGEQEQDHGDVARFLADLLLASPLKHAVRNQLTKLFSDNALAKQKATPHRRHSKEHLLEALQQSLGEMASSLAVITPPVSHERTNDVFVSANACLQNFPFGREALGKQVHRFAPLLTNALERYWADI, encoded by the exons ATGAACGATCTGAACCTGCGCGTGGCCGCCCTGAAGTTGTGTGCCCACCCCAAGAGGTTTGCCGAGCTGCGCGACGCCCTTGTGCCACTGCCCAACACGTGGATTGCCG cGCCACATGACTTTGTGCTCCAGTTCGCGGCGGCCAAGAGCAGTGCGGAGCAGGTGCAGGTGGTCAAGGATGTCTTCTACGGGGAGCAGGAGCAAGATCATGGAGATGTAGCCCGCTTCCTGGCGGATCTCCTGCTGGCCAGTCCCCTGAAGCACGCCGTGCGCAACCAGCTGACCAA ACTCTTCTCGGACAATGCGCTGGCCAAACAGAAAGCGACGCCACATCGCAGGCACTCGAAGGAGCACCTGCTGGAGGCTCTGCAGCAGTCGCTCGGCGAAATGGCCAGCAGTCTCGCGGTGATCACGCCGCCTGTCAGCCACGAGCGCACCAACGATGTCTTCGTGTCCGCCAACGCCTGCCTGCAGAACTTTCCCTTTGGACGGGAGGCCCTGGGCAAACAGGTGCATCGCTTTGCGCCGCTGCTGACCAACGCCCTGGAGCGCTACTGGGCGGACATTTG A
- the LOC117147498 gene encoding thyroid adenoma-associated protein homolog isoform X3: MNDLNLRVAALKLCAHPKRFAELRDALVPLPNTWIAAPHDFVLQFAAAKSSAEQVQVVKDVFYGEQEQDHGDVARFLADLLLASPLKHAVRNQLTKYDSSRTMRWPNRKRRHIAGTRRSTCWRLCSSRSAKWPAVSR; encoded by the exons ATGAACGATCTGAACCTGCGCGTGGCCGCCCTGAAGTTGTGTGCCCACCCCAAGAGGTTTGCCGAGCTGCGCGACGCCCTTGTGCCACTGCCCAACACGTGGATTGCCG cGCCACATGACTTTGTGCTCCAGTTCGCGGCGGCCAAGAGCAGTGCGGAGCAGGTGCAGGTGGTCAAGGATGTCTTCTACGGGGAGCAGGAGCAAGATCATGGAGATGTAGCCCGCTTCCTGGCGGATCTCCTGCTGGCCAGTCCCCTGAAGCACGCCGTGCGCAACCAGCTGACCAAGTACG ACTCTTCTCGGACAATGCGCTGGCCAAACAGAAAGCGACGCCACATCGCAGGCACTCGAAGGAGCACCTGCTGGAGGCTCTGCAGCAGTCGCTCGGCGAAATGGCCAGCAGTCTCGCGGTGA